The genomic interval GACTTCCGGAACAGGGTCCGCGTCCGCCGCTCCTCCTGGCCGGCCAGGCCGCCGAAGACCTCCTGCTCCCGGTCCTCGGGGCCGCGCTTGAAGAACTCCTCGAACTTGGCCTCGGGCAGGAAGCCGTGGCCGCGCAGGGCCCGGAGCATGGCCCGCGTGCTCACCCCGAAATAGCGCTTGAGGAACAGGACGTCGTCGAAGCCCAGGGTCTTGGTCCGGATATCCTTCTCGACGAGCTCGCGGAGCTTGTCCGGCGGCACCAGGAAGCGCGAGGCGAAGGTCTGGGCGTACTGCTCCCGCGGCGGGTAGAGCGAGACGTACTCGTCGACGACGACGTCGGGATTGTCGACGATGGGGCTTTCGTCCCGGTCCATGAGGTAGTGCCCGTAGAGGTGGGCGGCGATCACGGTCTGGAGGCCGGCCGGCTCGTTGGCGTTGATCAGGGCGAAGGCGGCCTGGCGTTCCTCGTCGAAGACGAAGAGCCCCGAGATCCGGTCCTCGTCGGCCAGCGTCTGGCGGATGACGCGGCAGCCGTTGACCTCGCAGAGGCCCAGGATGTCGCGGATGGGCTCGTTGCCGAGCCCGAGGCGCCGCCGTTCCTCCTCGGCCAGCCGTTCCGGGGCGATGCGGGGGTAGCGCGGCGCGAGGTCGAGGCGGCGGCCGGTCGCTTCCTCGAGATCGAGGTATCGCTCGCACGTGGACCGGAACTTCTGGAGGTCCCGGCGGAGCCGCTCGCCGGTCTCGGCCGGGTCCGACAGCCGGTCGAACGCGGGCCGGCGGTCCTCAAAGAAGTAGGATACGTTCCTGTTCAGGAACCCGGCGACCTTGAGGAGCGTCTCGAAGCTGGGCGTCCGCTTCCCCGACTCGAGGAGGGAGATGTACTCCGACGACAGTCCGAGGGACTTGGCGAAGGCGCCCTGGCTGAGGTTGACCTCCTCCCGGGCCCGTCGAAGTCGTGTCCCGAGAAGCTTGTCCATGGCGGCGCACCCCTGGGCGGCGACGGCAGGATAACACGAGGTTAGCGGTGTGTCAACCGCGCATCAGGCTAAATAAAGGTTGACAATTCGACGCCTCCTCCTAGAATGAAGGGAGAAATAAGGGAGTCTCATGGCCGAACCTAACATCCTCGATCTCTTTCCGGGCGCGAGCCGCAGCCTCTGCAACAGCGTCTTCAACCAGGTCCAGGACGCGGTCGTCTGGCTCGACAAGGACCGCCGGATCGTCTACTGGAACAAGGCCGCCGAAACGATCTCCGGCCGGGAGGGAGCCGCCGTTCTCGGGAAGGCCTGCACGGAGCAGCCGTCCCTGTTCGTCGACTTCGCCGGCGTCAACATCTGCCGGGACAAGTGTCCCGTGGCCATGACCCTGAAAGACGGCTCGCCGCGCACGCTCGACGTCTATCTCCAGCACAAAGAAGGGTTCCGCACGCCGGC from Acidobacteriota bacterium carries:
- a CDS encoding XRE family transcriptional regulator; translated protein: MDKLLGTRLRRAREEVNLSQGAFAKSLGLSSEYISLLESGKRTPSFETLLKVAGFLNRNVSYFFEDRRPAFDRLSDPAETGERLRRDLQKFRSTCERYLDLEEATGRRLDLAPRYPRIAPERLAEEERRRLGLGNEPIRDILGLCEVNGCRVIRQTLADEDRISGLFVFDEERQAAFALINANEPAGLQTVIAAHLYGHYLMDRDESPIVDNPDVVVDEYVSLYPPREQYAQTFASRFLVPPDKLRELVEKDIRTKTLGFDDVLFLKRYFGVSTRAMLRALRGHGFLPEAKFEEFFKRGPEDREQEVFGGLAGQEERRTRTLFRKSRTILSDRFRLLAAEAAALDKAHAANPAAAVKTGEPDE